Proteins encoded in a region of the Antedon mediterranea chromosome 2, ecAntMedi1.1, whole genome shotgun sequence genome:
- the LOC140039896 gene encoding uncharacterized protein: MESLKQYTATLQKSLQQDLNDSVTNAMVSPRDILTRPHESIMQDLTNPRQWYLADSHRELVKLMQQAHMENKQSSSQSDEIIRRERQLEKTGNGKNEHNHELVSNTKLQNRSVEFTDLESDAIEMYRTSKSPSRKSPVNLTKESRHNGLPHIMISDIPSHGGVKDCGKMLKPKSKRPLPANRQKVVTFDEHGNTILLPKIRSKPADDANIEFVGNWIHKMGKRMNGSTDNWKEELRLNKHPKNKAIKITDLESYVHRSLPLSSLKTKNRILSQLSLSSPAALRQVHNLKQQTKQKLKHGNTRNGIARTHLEKAQSNGDSTSTLEEKTDKQTGDETQHNGYNLGMTSSKPTTDRQHIKTFLLSLMDAPNGISDTSRRYSTTHGVYIKEEQPYVVRNNHSNLQKRELHDSRQTQTTVRLHKEMSVIDINFQHENLYTDIPRGNMPTIRREWTTADAGSGGESKKQKQTYSYETNERSKQAMIPMSTFIQLRVFDQTSNEADQVFPFTMPSRRAPRKLGSLKTPHIKAPNGSLKVTGSNDGNKNKSTKSKKKSQETKVRNDDVINDTVVQNEQFQNSNCMPVQTITEHDEFIDNNKQVVASEQTLFKNPNGDNNNDEHNEHTANEHTANEHTVYEHMATEHNTNEDIKDTSHDSFDKTTHNETKVQYNTSLGQKSEKSVTFKLP; this comes from the coding sequence ATGGAGTCATTAAAACAGTATACAGCGACGTTGCAAAAGTCTTTACAGCAAGACCTCAATGATTCAGTAACGAATGCCATGGTTAGCCCTCGCGATATTCTTACTCGACCTCATGAAAGCATAATGCAGGACTTGACAAATCCTCGCCAGTGGTATCTTGCGGACTCGCATCGTGAACTCGTGAAACTGATGCAACAGGCACATATGGAAAACAAACAGAGTTCTTCGCAAAGTGATGAAATTATTCGACGAGAAAGGCAGTTAGAAAAGACGggaaatggtaaaaatgaacaTAACCATGAACTGGTTTCAAATACAAAACTTCAAAACAGGTCTGTTGAATTCACTGATTTAGAATCGGATGCGATTGAAATGTATCGAACATCAAAAAGTCCAAGTAGAAAATCTCCAGTAAACCTGACTAAAGAAAGTAGGCATAATGGTCTGCCTCATATCATGATTTCTGATATACCAAGTCATGGTGGTGTTAAGGATTGTGGGAAAATGCTTAAACCAAAATCAAAACGTCCTTTACCAGCCAATCGCCAGAAGGTGGTGACATTCGACGAACATGGCAACACAATTTTACTGCCGAAGATCCGATCAAAGCCAGCAGACGACGCAAATATTGAATTTGTTGGAAACTGGATTCATAAAATGGGCAAAAGAATGAATGGCTCGACGGACAACTGGAAAGAGGAGTTACGCCTCAATAAACATCCTAAAAATAAGGCAATAAAAATTACCGATTTGGAGTCCTACGTGCACCGCAGTTTACCATTgagtagtttaaaaacaaaGAACCGTATCCTAAGTCAGTTATCTTTGTCCAGTCCAGCTGCTTTAAGACAAGTACACAACTTAAAACAACAGACAaagcaaaaactaaaacatGGAAACACTCGAAATGGTATTGCAAGAACACATTTAGAAAAAGCTCAATCAAATGGGGATTCAACAAGTACATTAGAGGAaaagacagacaaacagacggGAGATGAAACACAACATAATGGATATAATTTGGGAATGACATCAAGTAAACCAACAACAGATAGACAACATATCAAGACGTTCTTGCTGTCGTTAATGGACGCGCCGAACGGGATCTCAGACACGTCAAGGAGATACTCCACGACACATGGTGTTTACATAAAAGAAGAACAACCGTATGTTGTTAGAAACAACCATTCGAATCTACAAAAGCGCGAACTTCACGATTCCAGACAAACACAGACTACAGTGCGTTTACACAAAGAAATGTCTGTAATTGATATCAATTTTCAACATGAAAACCTGTATACTGATATTCCACGAGGAAATATGCCAACAATCCGAAGAGAATGGACAACCGCCGATGCAGGATCAGGAGGAGAGAgtaagaaacagaaacaaacgTACTCATATGAGACAAACGAGAGAAGTAAACAAGCCATGATACCAATGAGCACCTTTATACAACTACGGGTGTTTGATCAGACATCTAATGAAGCCGATCAGGTCTTCCCGTTTACGATGCCATCAAGACGAGCACCAAGGAAACTGGGATCTTTGAAAACACCTCATATTAAAGCACCTAACGGGTCGTTAAAAGTAACAGGTAGCAATGATGGGAACAAGAACAAATCTACCAAATCAAAGAAAAAATCGCAAGAAACAAAAGTTCgtaatgatgacgtcattaatGACACAGTAGTTCAAAACGAGCAATTTCAGAATTCTAACTGCATGCCTGTACAAACTATAACCGAACATGACGAATTCATAGACAATAATAAACAAGTAGTTGCATCCGAACAAACTCTATTCAAAAACCCGAATGGCGATAACAACAACGATGAACACAATGAACATACGGCCAATGAACATACGGCCAATGAACATACGGTCTATGAACATATGGCCACTGAACATAATACAAATGAAGATATAAAAGACACATCTCATGATAGTTTCGATAAAACAACTCATAATGAAACGAAAGTTCAATATAATACATCATTAGGGCAAAAATCAGAAAAAAGTGTCACGTTCAAGCTTCCGTAA
- the LOC140039897 gene encoding uncharacterized protein isoform X2 gives MVVSEGNVKTKSTLKFDPLHRDLLCSTSANQRPNKPSVMPKKEFSIDQTWYEIKSRKSNPVRTQSSVQKYFPHLGKSVELQRDKSITLEENNIWWRGTPPQSRSKVRTSRYHRSTTAPPRLNRSFEDDSIDLNAIDLVSIANEQEYQSMSTERHRCVNRTLRCHSAKTMCPDIATSSNIDPGIDPCYYSEIIRRKPCVRESSVMRQRTSNKMNALSMEWCDVLGPKHCFNCDKVHKRKYYGAWNESNYETIGINTENLSALTLVERLLPDMDSRDIQHNIADGNIARGELNREKLSERRKSTIDMEESQPPAASRRRRISAFGVPDGLGFFLNFSDLRSQIMEEEKKKKARKGVKFDVTEYITIPSAEVDIEVVDNKDKHYANYFAPPLLSRSAVGPPPSFYAGSDSSYQLPRAPTITHLRQRASDAMVEMEAASVVKFGGIDDGNNGKQNDVTESADDPQSS, from the coding sequence ATGGTGGTGAGTGAAGGGaatgtgaaaacaaaatcaaCACTAAAATTTGATCCATTGCACCGTGATCTCTTATGTTCTACAAGTGCGAATCAAAGGCCTAACAAACCATCAGTTATGCCGAAAAAAGAGTTCTCGATTGATCAAACCTGGTATGAAATTAAATCAAGAAAAAGCAATCCCGTACGAACTCAATCGTCTGTGCAGAAATATTTCCCACATTTAGGAAAATCCGTCGAATTACAGAGGGACAAATCTATAACATTAGAGGAAAATAACATTTGGTGGAGAGGAACTCCGCCGCAATCCAGATCAAAAGTTCGTACCAGTCGATATCATAGGAgtacaacagcgccaccaagGTTGAACAGAAGTTTTGAGGATGACAGTATAGACTTGAACGCAATTGATTTAGTTTCAATCGCAAATGAACAAGAATATCAATCGATGTCGACTGAACGACATAGATGTGTGAATAGGACTCTGCGGTGTCATAGTGCTAAGACAATGTGTCCAGACATTGCAACGTCATCTAACATTGACCCGGGCATTGACCCTTGTTATTATTCCGAAATCATACGAAGAAAACCATGCGTTCGGGAATCTTCGGTAATGCGTCAGCGAACGTCGAACAAAATGAACGCCTTGTCGATGGAATGGTGTGACGTTCTTGGGCCTAAACATTGCTTCAATTGCGATAAAGTTCATAAACGTAAATATTACGGAGCGTGGAACGAATCGAATTACGAAACAATAGGAATTAATACGGAAAACCTCTCGGCTCTTACATTAGTAGAACGACTTTTACCCGATATGGATTCTAGAGATATACAACATAATATAGCCGACGGGAATATCGCTAGGGGTGAGTTAAACCGCGAAAAGTTATCAGAGCGACGTAAGAGCACCATTGATATGGAAGAAAGTCAACCGCCGGCGGCATCGCGTCGCCGTAGAATAAGTGCGTTCGGTGTCCCAGACGGACTTGGATTCTTTTTAAACTTCTCTGATCTTCGCTCACAAATAATGGAAgaagagaaaaagaaaaaggCTCGGAAAGGTGTTAAATTTGACGTGACGGAATACATAACGATACCTAGTGCTGAAGTTGATATTGAGGTTGTTGACAATAAGGACAAACACTACGCCAACTATTTCGCACCCCCTCTACTGTCGAGATCGGCAGTGGGTCCACCGCCAAGCTTCTATGCCGGTAGTGATAGTAGTTATCAGCTTCCGCGGGCTCCTACTATAACTCATCTACGTCAGCGGGCAAGTGATGCAATGGTTGAAATGGAAGCGGCCAGTGTGGTTAAATTTGGCGGAATCGACGATGGGAATAACGGCAAACAGAATGACGTCACTGAAAGTGCAGACGATCCCCAATCATCTTAA
- the LOC140039897 gene encoding uncharacterized protein isoform X1, which translates to MTVYKKESIKLHVVKEQLLPPLVENRRPAGIDFSLQSQFPIVDFSPFIHLPAIVKGKSMVVSEGNVKTKSTLKFDPLHRDLLCSTSANQRPNKPSVMPKKEFSIDQTWYEIKSRKSNPVRTQSSVQKYFPHLGKSVELQRDKSITLEENNIWWRGTPPQSRSKVRTSRYHRSTTAPPRLNRSFEDDSIDLNAIDLVSIANEQEYQSMSTERHRCVNRTLRCHSAKTMCPDIATSSNIDPGIDPCYYSEIIRRKPCVRESSVMRQRTSNKMNALSMEWCDVLGPKHCFNCDKVHKRKYYGAWNESNYETIGINTENLSALTLVERLLPDMDSRDIQHNIADGNIARGELNREKLSERRKSTIDMEESQPPAASRRRRISAFGVPDGLGFFLNFSDLRSQIMEEEKKKKARKGVKFDVTEYITIPSAEVDIEVVDNKDKHYANYFAPPLLSRSAVGPPPSFYAGSDSSYQLPRAPTITHLRQRASDAMVEMEAASVVKFGGIDDGNNGKQNDVTESADDPQSS; encoded by the exons ATGACAGTGTACAAAAAGGAATCTATTAAACTTCACGTAGTAAAGGAGCAACTTCTCCCGCCGCTAGTTGAAAACAGACGACCAGCAGGTATAGACTTTAGTCTGCAAAGCCAATTTCCAATTGTGGATTTTAGTCCATTCATTCATCTGCCTGCAATTGTAAAAG GAAAAAGCATGGTGGTGAGTGAAGGGaatgtgaaaacaaaatcaaCACTAAAATTTGATCCATTGCACCGTGATCTCTTATGTTCTACAAGTGCGAATCAAAGGCCTAACAAACCATCAGTTATGCCGAAAAAAGAGTTCTCGATTGATCAAACCTGGTATGAAATTAAATCAAGAAAAAGCAATCCCGTACGAACTCAATCGTCTGTGCAGAAATATTTCCCACATTTAGGAAAATCCGTCGAATTACAGAGGGACAAATCTATAACATTAGAGGAAAATAACATTTGGTGGAGAGGAACTCCGCCGCAATCCAGATCAAAAGTTCGTACCAGTCGATATCATAGGAgtacaacagcgccaccaagGTTGAACAGAAGTTTTGAGGATGACAGTATAGACTTGAACGCAATTGATTTAGTTTCAATCGCAAATGAACAAGAATATCAATCGATGTCGACTGAACGACATAGATGTGTGAATAGGACTCTGCGGTGTCATAGTGCTAAGACAATGTGTCCAGACATTGCAACGTCATCTAACATTGACCCGGGCATTGACCCTTGTTATTATTCCGAAATCATACGAAGAAAACCATGCGTTCGGGAATCTTCGGTAATGCGTCAGCGAACGTCGAACAAAATGAACGCCTTGTCGATGGAATGGTGTGACGTTCTTGGGCCTAAACATTGCTTCAATTGCGATAAAGTTCATAAACGTAAATATTACGGAGCGTGGAACGAATCGAATTACGAAACAATAGGAATTAATACGGAAAACCTCTCGGCTCTTACATTAGTAGAACGACTTTTACCCGATATGGATTCTAGAGATATACAACATAATATAGCCGACGGGAATATCGCTAGGGGTGAGTTAAACCGCGAAAAGTTATCAGAGCGACGTAAGAGCACCATTGATATGGAAGAAAGTCAACCGCCGGCGGCATCGCGTCGCCGTAGAATAAGTGCGTTCGGTGTCCCAGACGGACTTGGATTCTTTTTAAACTTCTCTGATCTTCGCTCACAAATAATGGAAgaagagaaaaagaaaaaggCTCGGAAAGGTGTTAAATTTGACGTGACGGAATACATAACGATACCTAGTGCTGAAGTTGATATTGAGGTTGTTGACAATAAGGACAAACACTACGCCAACTATTTCGCACCCCCTCTACTGTCGAGATCGGCAGTGGGTCCACCGCCAAGCTTCTATGCCGGTAGTGATAGTAGTTATCAGCTTCCGCGGGCTCCTACTATAACTCATCTACGTCAGCGGGCAAGTGATGCAATGGTTGAAATGGAAGCGGCCAGTGTGGTTAAATTTGGCGGAATCGACGATGGGAATAACGGCAAACAGAATGACGTCACTGAAAGTGCAGACGATCCCCAATCATCTTAA